A window of the Hordeum vulgare subsp. vulgare chromosome 5H, MorexV3_pseudomolecules_assembly, whole genome shotgun sequence genome harbors these coding sequences:
- the LOC123399690 gene encoding chloroplast envelope quinone oxidoreductase homolog translates to MKTLAKHGQRHHYGIRTRWTGCWQVPLERTRPVHKGQPNQHQRITHHTIPQSTSFSLPLFLFTVFPRNSTQHGAAMATPRTMKAVQYDKYGGGAEGLKHVEVPVPSPKKGEVLLKMEAASINPIDWKIQKGMLRPFLPGKFPFTPVGDLAGEVVELGSGVTNFKPGDKVISISFPGGGGLAEYAVAPASLTVARPPEVSAVDGACLPAAASSALQLLKLAGVSFDGTSGATGPKNALVTAASGGVGHYAVQLAKLAGLHVTATCGARNVDFVRGLGADEVLDYRTPEGAALRGPSGRRYDAVANCAAGVPWPALKAVLADEGGTVADVTPGVSAALTSILQKATFAKKRLAPLMLAPRREEMEWLVGLAGQGKLRTVVDSRFPLSRAQEAWAKSVEGHATGKIVVEIGGTE, encoded by the exons atgaaaaccctCGCGAAACATGGGCAGCGTCACCACTACGGCATCCGGACACGTTGGACAGGCTGTTGGCAGGTACCGCTAGAACGGACACGTCCCGTCCACAAGGGCCAACCAAATCAGCATCAGCGCATTACACACCACACCATCCCCCAGTCCACAagtttctctctccctctctttctcttTACTGTCTTCCCCCGCAACAGCACGCAACACGGCGCTGCCATGGCGACCCCGAGGACGATGAAAGCCGTGCAGTACGACAAGTATGGCGGAGGAGCTGAAGGCCTCAAG CATGTGGAGGTGCCGGTGCCGTCGCCCAAGAAAGGCGAGGTGCTGCTGAAGATGGAGGCCGCCAGCATCAACCCCATCGACTGGAAGATCCAGAAGGGCATGCTCCGCCCCTTCCTCCCCGGCAAGTTCCCCTTCACGCCAG TGGGCGATCTAGCCggcgaggtggtggagctgggcAGCGGCGTGACCAACTTCAAGCCGGGAGACAAGGTCATCTCAATCAGCTTCCCG ggcggcggtgggctcGCCGAGTACGCGGTGGCCCCGGCGTCGCTCACGGTGGCGAGGCCGCCGGAGGTGTCCGCCGTCGACGGCGCCTGCCTTCCGGCCGCCGCCAGCAGCGCGCTGCAGCTGCTCAAGCTCGCCGGGGTCAGCTTCGACGGGACCTCCGGCGCCACCGGCCCGAAGAACGCGCTGGTGACCGCGGCCTCGGGCGGCGTGGGCCACTACGCCGTGCAGCTAGCCAAGCTGGCCGGCCTGCACGTCACGGCCACCTGCGGCGCGCGCAACGTGGACTTCGTCCGGGGCCTGGGCGCCGACGAGGTGCTCGACTACAGGACGCCCGAGGGCGCGGCGCTGCGGGGCCCGTCGGGCAGGAGGTACGACGCGGTGGCGAACTGCGCGGCGGGGGTGCCGTGGCCGGCGCTCAAGGCGGTGCTGGCCGACGAGGGCGGCACGGTGGCCGACGTCACGCCGGGGGTCAGCGCTGCGCTCACGTCGATCCTGCAGAAGGCGACCTTCGCCAAGAAGAGGCTGGCGCCGCTGATGCTGGCGCCGAGGAGGGAGGAGATGGAGTGGCTGGTGGGCTTGGCGGGGCAGGGGAAGCTCAGGACGGTGGTGGACTCGAGGTTCCCGCTGAGCAGAGCGCAGGAGGCCTGGGCTAAGAGCGTGGAGGGGCATGCCACCGGCAAGATCGTTGTCGAAATCGGAGGCACAGAGTGA
- the LOC123399691 gene encoding fasciclin-like arabinogalactan protein 2 gives MEARRRAALVALAVLAMAAAAAEGYNITKILGEYPEYSQFNKLLTQTRLAQDINKRRTITVLVVANGDMGSLAGGGRTLQTIRHMLQIHVLVDYYGGKKLHQLAHGVTACSSMFQESGAAPGMSGYVNITQHRGGKVTFTAEDAEDSAPSSAFVKSVKEIPYDLAVLQISKVLASPEAEAPVAAPAPVNITELLSKKYCKSFAGLLAADAEAYSTINATKDNGLTLFCPVDAAVASFMPKYKNLTAKGRTAILLYHAVPDYYSLQLLTSNSGKVSTLATSNVAKKDYSFDVEKDGETAELDTKVNSASVTYTIKDDDPLAVYAISKFLQPKELYKVAKDKDLAPAPAPEGPKKKKTTKKKPSAAASPSDDDDDDSAADSPDDDSSSDDATADKDGAAPSAVAGWVTAAVAVASALALAA, from the exons atggaggcgcggcggcgggcggcgcTGGTGGCGCTGGCGGTgctggccatggcggcggcggcggcggaggggtaCAACATCACCAAGATCCTGGGCGAGTACCCGGAGTACTCGCAGTTCAACAAGCTGCTCACGCAGACGCGGCTGGCGCAGGACATCAACAAGCGCCGCACCATCACCGTCCTCGTCGTGGCCAACGGCGACatgggcagcctcgccggcggcgGCCGCACGCTGCAGACCATCCGCCACATGCTCCAGATTCACGTCCTCGTCGACTACTACGGCGGCAAGAAGCTCCACCAGCTCGCGCACGGCGTCACCGCGTGCTCCTCCATGTTCCAG GAGTCCGGCGCGGCCCCCGGCATGTCTGGGTACGTGAACATCACGCAGCACCGGGGCGGCAAGGTGACGTTCACGGCGGAGGACGCGGAGGACAGCGCGCCGTCGTCGGCCTTCGTCAAGTCCGTCAAGGAGATCCCCTACGACCTGGCGGTGCTCCAGATCAGCAAGGTGCTGGCCTCGCCGGAGGCCGAGGCGCCCgtggcggcgccggcgccggtcAACATCACCGAGCTGCTCTCCAAGAAGTACTGCAAGAGCTTCGCGGGCCTGCTGGCGGCCGACGCCGAGGCATACAGCACCATCAACGCCACCAAGGACAACGGGCTCACCCTCTTCTGCCCCGTTgacgccgccgtcgcctccttcATGCCCAAGTACAAGAACCTGACGGCCAAGGGGCGGACGGCCATCCTGCTGTACCACGCCGTGCCGGACTACTACTCCCTGCAGCTGCTCACCTCCAACAGCGGCAAGGTGAGCACGCTCGCCACCTCCAACGTCGCCAAGAAGGACTACAGCTTCGACGTGGAGAAGGACGGCGAGACGGCGGAGCTCGACACCAAGGTGAACTCAGCGTCGGTCACCTACACCATCAAGGACGACGACCCGCTCGCCGTCTACGCCATCTCCAAGTTCCTGCAGCCCAAGGAGCTGTACAAGGTCGCCAAGGACAAGGACCTCGCCCCAGCGCCGGCGcccgaggggcccaagaagaagaagaccaccaAGAAGAAGCCCTCCGCGGCCGCCTCGCCatcggacgacgacgacgatgactccgCCGCGGACTCGCCCGACGACGACTCCTCGTCCGACGACGCCACCGCAGACAAGGACGGCGCCGCGCCGTCCGCGGTCGCCGGGTGGGTGACCGCCGCCGTGGCCGTGGCGTCGGCGCTGGCACTGGCAGCTTGA
- the LOC123399570 gene encoding calcium-binding and coiled-coil domain-containing protein 1-like gives MQAVRPDMEQQVSELRGELRKVREERDRAHRVLEVTEWRALDSANDRTTIDTLEAELDASRESESRMLESLSLQTKQLEITKMELEEARIDIASLRDTVQRLEASAVAVAVAAAKPRGRFDRDLQRVSGELRVALAAEEKSKRAMEELVLALKEVNAELHATRQQLARAQHESETARLESDRLHVSLKRKDDKVRALSDEVARLRSDAEEAFATFRGKEAGFTACMKSSEVELAESRRENARLLESARLLTAWSYIT, from the coding sequence ATGCAGGCGGTCCGGCCGGACATGGAGCAGCAGGTCTCGGAGCTCCGCGGCGAGCTGCGCAAGGTGCGGGAGGAGCGCGACCGCGCCCACCGCGTCCTGGAGGTGACGGAGTGGAGGGCGCTGGACTCGGCCAACGACCGCACCACCATCGACACGCTGGAGGCGGAGCTGGACGCGTCCCGGGAGTCCGAGTCCCGGATGCTCGAGTCGCTGTCGCTGCAGACCAAGCAACTGGAGATCACCAAGATGGAGCTGGAGGAGGCCAGGATCGACATCGCGTCGCTGCGGGACACGGTGCAGCGGCTCGAGGCcagcgccgtcgccgtcgccgtcgctgccGCGAAGCCGAGGGGCCGGTTCGACCGCGACCTGCAGCGGGTCAGCGGCGAGCTGCGGGTGGCGCTGGCCGCGGAGGAGAAGAGCAAGCGGGCGATGGAGGAGCTCGTGCTGGCGCTCAAGGAGGTGAACGCGGAGCTGCACGCGACGCGGCAGCAGCTGGCGCGCGCGCAGCACGAGTCGGAGACGGCGAGGCTCGAGTCCGACCGGCTTCACGTGTCCCTGAAGCGCAAGGACGACAAGGTCCGCGCGCTGTCCGACGAGGTGGCCCGGCTCCGCTCCGACGCCGAGGAGGCCTTCGCCACGTTCCGGGGCAAGGAGGCCGGGTTCACGGCGTGCATGAAGTCGTCGGAGGTGGAGCTCGCCGAGTCCCGGCGCGAGAACGCGCGGCTGCTCGAGTCCGCGCGGCTGTTGACTGCCTGGAGCTATATTACTTAG
- the LOC123398964 gene encoding quinone-oxidoreductase QR1, chloroplastic-like — protein MHASSSSRKMRAVQYDKYGGGAEGLKHVEVPIPSPKKGELLLRMEAASINRVDWKFQNGKARPFLPGKFPFTPVCELAGEVVELGGGVSGFSPGDKVISVNFPGGGGLAEYAVVSASQAVLRPPEVSAVEGACLPIAAFTALAALRTAGIGLGTGDGPPKNVLVTAASGGIGTFAVQLASLAGHHHVTATCGARNLDLIRSLGADEALDYGTPEGAALRGPSGRKHEAVVHCGEGFPWSAFEPALADAGGVVVDLTPRLASVAVAVLHWVLFSRKKLVPLIASAKKEDMEALLGMVSQGKLRVVIDSRYPLSRAHEGWAKSMSGHATGKVVVDMGIADDT, from the exons AtgcatgcttcttcttcttcgaggaaGATGAGAGCCGTGCAGTACGACAAGTACGGCGGAGGAGCTGAAGGCCTCAAG CATGTGGAGGTGCCGATCCCGTCGCCCAAGAAAGGCGAGCTGCTGCTCAGGATGGAGGCGGCCAGCATCAACCGGGTGGACTGGAAGTTCCAGAACGGCAAGGCGCGGCCCTTCTTGCCCGGCAAGTTCCCCTTCACCCCCGTCTGCGAGCTCGCCGGCGAAGTCGTGGAGCTGGGCGGAGGGGTGAGCGGCTTCAGCCCGGGCGACAAGGTCATCTCAGTCAACTTCCCG GGCGGCGGCGGGCTGGCCGAGTACGCGGTGGTGTCGGCGTCGCAGGCGGTGCTGAGGCCGCCAGAGGTGTCCGCGGTGGAGGGCGCCTGCCTGCCGATCGCCGCCTTCACGGCGCTCGCCGCGCTCAGGACGGCCGGGATCGGCCTCGGCACTGGCGATGGCCCTCCCAAGAACGTGCTGGTGACCGCGGCCTCGGGCGGCATCGGCACCTTCGCCGTGCAGCTTGCGAGCCTCGCGGGCCACCACCACGTCACGGCCACCTGCGGCGCGCGCAACCTCGACCTCATCCGGAGCCTGGGGGCCGATGAGGCGCTGGACTATGGCACCCCGGAGGGCGCCGCGCTGCGCGGGCCGTCCGGCCGGAAGCACGAAGCGGTGGTGCACTGCGGGGAGGGGTTCCCGTGGTCGGCATTCGAGCCCGCGCTGGCCGAcgccggcggcgtggtggtggaccTCACCCCGCGCCTCGCGTCCGTCGCCGTCGCAGTGCTCCATTGGGTGCTCTTCTCCAGGAAGAAGCTGGTGCCGCTGATCGCGTCTGCCAAGAAGGAGGACATGGAGGCATTGCTGGGCATGGTGAGTCAGGGGAAGCTCCGGGTGGTGATCGACTCGCGGTACCCGCTGAGCAGGGCGCACGAGGGCTGGGCCAAGAGCATGAGCGGACACGCCACCGGCAAGGTCGTCGTCGACATGGGCATCGCCGATGACACCTAG